In the Flavisolibacter tropicus genome, one interval contains:
- a CDS encoding gliding motility-associated C-terminal domain-containing protein — protein MLKRVPLLFAILYFFLSIPGKSQVNLNLGLVASYPFNGNANDASGNNHHGTLVNGITLTADRFGNANSAYHFDGIDDYIKIADDGAFSTPQFSMVVWFQSESNALQNLIAKRDYATLAGTGGAQYQMFINYPPYPGIGSNIVGNNSTCNSITTSSYLNTGNNVCSNKWICCVITFDGSRHKMYINGELKRDELTGFTGLLSCKSELRFGNWFQAELITFKGVMDDIRWYNRALNKEEVDALFDGFPSTNPVLKVTDVSVPCGGGSADLTLPTVTAGSDAGLSYTYWRDAAATQSVSTPTSITTAGTYYIKANAGINCSVIKPVSVNFNAASDPDFVFEQNLCNTKSVTFKHDLKNVKSAVWTFGDGASANGSIANHAYAKDGTYKVELSVEFLNGCKGVASKLIPIQSLLNNNLVSTTNTTICLGDSIELMATSEGLGFCWQPQSSMVNVNTLRPKVAPDKNTTYYLYSKVQGTNLVTNGDFSLGNTGFSSQYTEAFPNKLEAQYWVDNNSKAWNINFNDCKEHTSGNGKMMMVNGSSISGAKVWSQTVSVLPNTNYSFSVWIQSLAALNPARLKFSINNNVLGDDIIAGNTACEWKQYYTVWNSGNATSAIITIVNNNTISDGNDFAIDDISFSKVDFNYDSVIINVASRPNVKVGNDMSVCEGQSVQLGASGATVYSWSPATSVSDATIANPTATPTTKTQYIVSGYDVPGCVGKDTVTVDVLKTPSLIITNPKACIPNTIDLTDASITTGSDAGLSYSYWNDAAGSISIPLSQAKAINASGAYYISATNSFGCSRTKAVIVSLDSKPQLKVVDPQAICAPSTIDLSSTFTSSTTGLTITYWKDAATSISLSKADAASIANSGQYYIKVENGACSVVEPVQVTIKSQPVLMVSNPLPVCEPYFVDLTDPSLKTGSDPSLSYNYYLNNTQTLPLANPKSVGSGIYYIKATGTNGCTSEKPINVTVKPKPSFSLFPLEKDICKEDAILMNADGGELYEWFTKSNSEIVSISQQYSYKPAITDSIFVVITSSTCQLKDTLGGLIRVKDLPNVTVLKSNDIDCQRTTAQLKVSGGVSYQWSPNTFIDNNLSSNPIVNPLEDTWYKVKVADANSCIKEDSVLVHSNLATGGGKFFVPNAFSPNGDGKNDCFGVTYWSFVKDFELTVFDRWGKRVFYTKESGHCWDGTFNGKMQPLGTYIYQIKATSSCSEGPIYIKGHINLIK, from the coding sequence ATGTTAAAAAGAGTCCCACTCTTATTTGCCATTCTTTATTTTTTTCTATCTATTCCGGGAAAGAGCCAGGTTAACTTAAATCTGGGATTGGTAGCATCCTATCCATTTAATGGAAATGCTAATGATGCTAGTGGGAATAATCATCATGGAACATTGGTAAATGGTATAACACTAACTGCAGATCGGTTTGGAAATGCAAATAGTGCTTATCATTTTGATGGAATAGATGATTATATAAAAATTGCAGATGATGGGGCATTCTCTACTCCTCAATTTAGCATGGTCGTATGGTTTCAATCTGAGTCTAACGCACTCCAGAATTTGATTGCTAAGCGTGATTACGCTACACTGGCAGGGACAGGCGGTGCACAATATCAAATGTTCATAAATTACCCTCCTTATCCAGGTATTGGTTCAAATATAGTAGGCAATAACTCTACATGTAACAGCATTACCACTTCGAGTTATTTAAATACAGGCAATAATGTTTGTAGCAATAAATGGATTTGTTGTGTGATTACATTCGATGGCAGTAGACACAAAATGTATATTAATGGTGAACTGAAAAGAGATGAATTGACTGGTTTTACGGGTTTGTTATCCTGTAAATCGGAGCTACGTTTTGGAAATTGGTTCCAGGCAGAGCTTATAACTTTCAAAGGTGTTATGGATGATATACGGTGGTATAACCGTGCATTGAACAAAGAGGAAGTTGACGCATTGTTTGACGGCTTTCCTTCAACGAATCCCGTTTTAAAAGTTACGGATGTTAGTGTGCCCTGTGGTGGTGGATCTGCAGATTTAACATTACCAACTGTAACGGCTGGAAGTGATGCTGGATTAAGTTACACTTATTGGAGGGACGCTGCTGCAACGCAAAGTGTTTCAACGCCAACTTCCATTACTACTGCTGGAACTTATTATATAAAGGCAAATGCTGGAATTAATTGTTCTGTCATCAAACCAGTTTCGGTTAATTTTAATGCTGCTTCTGATCCTGATTTTGTTTTTGAGCAAAACCTCTGTAATACTAAGTCTGTAACATTTAAGCATGATCTTAAAAATGTAAAATCAGCAGTCTGGACTTTTGGTGATGGTGCTTCTGCAAATGGATCTATTGCCAATCACGCGTATGCAAAAGACGGAACTTATAAAGTTGAGCTTTCTGTGGAGTTTTTGAATGGTTGTAAAGGCGTTGCTTCCAAATTAATACCTATACAATCTCTTTTAAACAATAACCTAGTAAGTACAACTAACACGACCATATGTTTGGGCGATTCAATTGAGTTAATGGCTACTTCAGAAGGGTTAGGGTTTTGCTGGCAGCCTCAGTCTTCAATGGTAAATGTAAACACCTTACGCCCCAAAGTGGCTCCAGACAAGAATACTACCTATTATCTCTATTCAAAAGTGCAAGGTACAAATCTAGTGACCAATGGAGACTTTTCTTTAGGAAATACAGGCTTTTCTTCTCAATATACTGAAGCTTTTCCTAATAAGTTGGAAGCTCAATATTGGGTAGATAACAATTCTAAGGCATGGAATATAAATTTTAATGACTGTAAGGAGCATACTTCCGGAAATGGAAAAATGATGATGGTTAATGGATCATCTATTTCAGGAGCTAAAGTATGGTCACAAACAGTTTCAGTTCTTCCTAATACAAACTATTCTTTTTCAGTTTGGATTCAATCTTTGGCGGCATTGAATCCAGCACGTCTAAAGTTCTCCATAAATAATAATGTTTTAGGAGATGATATAATTGCTGGAAATACTGCGTGCGAATGGAAACAATACTATACCGTTTGGAACTCTGGGAACGCTACCTCAGCAATAATCACCATAGTAAATAATAATACAATTTCTGATGGTAATGATTTTGCCATTGATGATATTTCTTTTTCTAAAGTTGATTTCAACTATGATTCAGTTATTATTAATGTGGCCTCCCGTCCAAATGTAAAAGTTGGAAATGATATGTCAGTTTGTGAAGGCCAGTCTGTGCAGTTAGGAGCGAGCGGCGCTACAGTTTATTCATGGTCGCCGGCAACTAGTGTTTCTGATGCTACTATTGCAAATCCAACAGCAACGCCAACAACTAAAACCCAATACATTGTTTCTGGATATGATGTGCCAGGTTGTGTAGGGAAAGACACAGTTACAGTTGATGTTTTAAAAACGCCGAGTTTAATTATAACAAACCCTAAAGCATGTATTCCTAATACAATAGATTTAACAGACGCTTCTATTACTACAGGAAGTGATGCTGGTCTTAGCTATTCATACTGGAATGATGCCGCAGGTTCAATTTCTATTCCTTTAAGCCAAGCTAAAGCTATAAATGCCAGCGGGGCGTATTATATAAGTGCAACAAATTCTTTTGGTTGTTCTAGAACAAAGGCAGTAATTGTTTCACTTGATTCGAAGCCTCAATTAAAAGTTGTCGATCCTCAAGCCATTTGTGCTCCCTCTACGATAGACTTAAGTTCTACGTTTACATCTTCAACTACTGGTTTAACGATTACCTATTGGAAGGATGCGGCAACATCAATTTCATTGAGTAAAGCAGATGCTGCATCTATTGCAAATTCAGGGCAGTACTATATAAAAGTAGAAAATGGAGCTTGTTCTGTGGTAGAACCTGTACAGGTTACTATTAAATCACAACCCGTTTTAATGGTTTCTAATCCCTTGCCAGTTTGCGAGCCTTATTTTGTTGATCTAACAGATCCATCATTAAAAACGGGTTCAGATCCAAGTTTGAGTTACAATTATTATTTAAATAACACACAGACTTTGCCATTGGCAAATCCTAAATCGGTAGGGTCTGGTATTTACTATATTAAAGCTACGGGAACTAATGGTTGTACTTCCGAAAAACCAATTAATGTAACAGTAAAACCGAAACCCAGTTTTTCACTCTTTCCTTTAGAAAAGGATATATGTAAAGAAGATGCCATTTTGATGAATGCTGACGGTGGTGAGTTGTATGAATGGTTTACAAAGAGTAACTCCGAAATTGTTTCAATAAGTCAGCAGTATTCTTATAAACCCGCAATCACAGACTCTATTTTTGTTGTGATTACATCTTCTACTTGCCAGCTAAAAGATACACTCGGTGGATTAATCAGAGTAAAAGACTTACCAAATGTTACAGTTTTAAAATCGAATGATATTGATTGCCAAAGAACAACCGCTCAATTAAAGGTATCCGGAGGAGTTTCTTATCAGTGGTCGCCGAATACATTTATAGATAATAATTTAAGTTCTAATCCTATAGTTAATCCTTTAGAAGATACATGGTATAAAGTAAAGGTTGCAGATGCAAACAGCTGTATAAAGGAAGATTCCGTATTGGTTCATTCAAATTTAGCAACTGGTGGAGGAAAATTCTTTGTCCCCAATGCGTTTTCGCCTAATGGAGACGGCAAAAATGACTGCTTTGGTGTCACCTACTGGTCATTTGTAAAAGATTTTGAATTAACGGTTTTTGATAGGTGGGGTAAAAGGGTATTCTATACCAAGGAATCGGGTCATTGTTGGGATGGAACTTTTAATGGAAAGATGCAGCCACTTGGAACTTATATTTATCAAATCAAAGCAACATCATCTTGCAGTGAAGGCCCTATCTATATAAAGGGACATATAAATCTAATTAAGTAA
- a CDS encoding lipopolysaccharide biosynthesis protein, translating into MGQIRKQAIFSSIVTYIGFLIGFINTYFFIKEGTFTPEQYGLTRLITDIGATFATFATLGVLSYIYRFFPYYKAHLRNEENDQFAWSFTISLFGFLLVAIVSVAFQPLIIRKFSARSPLLVDYFYWILPYTFGLLMFTLLESFAWYNHKSVTSSLLRETGVRVFQSLLIVFFLFQWIQFDLFVKLFTLSFVIVALILLFSLRKSTKLPFHFKVSTVSRRLSGRIVPYMMFIYGSQLITTIAQYIDSIFIAGLSPKGLADAGVYTLATFITNTIQVPQRSIIAATIPVLAASWREKNYSEIRRIYTRSSINLLLLSLLIFFIIWLNIDDFFSLLNINADYEAGKTVILILGISKIIDAGTGVNSQIIATSRLWKFDVLTSIVLLIFTIPLNYILVKNIGINGSAIANLVSFTIYNSLRLYFIQKKFSMQPFTWRTFYSLIIAIGLYFICNYLFADMHGWAGIILRSSVFGVLMILAIFGFKLTPDAQQLAKLTLERTQAVKKSK; encoded by the coding sequence ATGGGACAAATAAGAAAACAAGCTATTTTTTCCTCGATCGTTACTTATATAGGCTTCCTTATTGGATTTATCAACACTTACTTTTTCATAAAAGAGGGCACTTTTACCCCCGAACAGTATGGCTTAACCCGATTGATAACTGATATTGGCGCCACCTTTGCTACTTTTGCTACGCTTGGAGTACTTAGCTACATTTACCGCTTTTTTCCCTATTATAAGGCACACTTGCGTAATGAAGAAAACGACCAGTTTGCCTGGAGTTTTACGATTTCCTTATTTGGCTTTTTACTAGTAGCCATTGTTTCTGTTGCTTTTCAGCCTTTAATTATCCGAAAATTTTCAGCCAGGTCACCATTACTGGTAGATTACTTCTATTGGATACTCCCCTACACATTTGGACTTTTAATGTTTACATTATTAGAAAGCTTTGCCTGGTACAATCATAAAAGTGTCACCTCCAGTCTTTTACGAGAAACTGGGGTGCGGGTTTTCCAATCGCTCCTTATTGTTTTTTTTCTTTTTCAATGGATCCAATTCGACCTGTTTGTCAAACTGTTTACTTTAAGCTTTGTTATAGTAGCGTTGATACTCCTATTTAGTTTGCGAAAATCAACAAAACTGCCCTTTCACTTTAAAGTCAGCACAGTAAGTAGACGGCTTTCTGGAAGAATTGTCCCTTATATGATGTTTATTTATGGTAGTCAACTTATTACTACCATTGCTCAATATATTGACAGTATTTTCATTGCAGGTCTAAGCCCCAAGGGCCTTGCTGATGCTGGCGTTTACACTTTAGCTACTTTTATAACCAACACCATACAGGTACCACAACGAAGTATAATAGCAGCTACTATTCCTGTTTTAGCAGCCTCTTGGCGAGAGAAAAACTATTCTGAAATACGGCGTATTTATACACGCAGCAGTATCAATTTATTATTGTTATCACTACTTATCTTTTTTATCATTTGGCTGAATATTGACGACTTTTTCAGTTTATTAAACATTAATGCTGACTACGAAGCAGGAAAAACAGTTATTCTCATTTTAGGTATTAGTAAAATAATTGACGCAGGCACAGGAGTAAATAGCCAAATTATAGCTACCTCACGCTTATGGAAGTTCGACGTGCTAACTAGTATTGTTTTACTGATTTTCACCATTCCTCTAAACTATATTTTAGTAAAGAATATTGGCATAAATGGTTCCGCTATTGCAAATCTTGTCTCCTTTACCATATACAATTCCTTACGTCTATATTTTATCCAGAAGAAATTCTCTATGCAGCCATTTACATGGAGAACCTTTTATTCCTTGATAATAGCTATTGGCTTGTACTTTATTTGTAATTATCTGTTTGCAGATATGCATGGTTGGGCGGGAATCATTTTGAGAAGTAGTGTTTTTGGCGTCCTGATGATTTTGGCCATATTTGGCTTTAAGCTAACACCAGATGCACAACAACTGGCAAAACTCACTCTAGAAAGAACTCAGGCAGTCAAAAAGAGTAAGTAA
- a CDS encoding DUF268 domain-containing protein, which produces MYLKSYFIQLAKDILIRFPKKVFRFFEYLGEFSKFRSQTGKRFSVNYKDAYPCLKDKLSTTPFDQHYTYHPAWAARKLMQIKPSEHVDISSKLYFGTIMSAVLPIRFYDYRPADIHLSNYTSGSADLNKLPFEDDSIESLSCMHTIEHIGLGRYGDVIDGDGDLKAIAELKRVVKQGGDLLFVTPVGQPKVEYNAHRIYSFEQIMEYFAPLTLKEFTLIPDAGGIIENADPNLVKQQQYGCGCFWFKKS; this is translated from the coding sequence ATGTACCTCAAGAGTTATTTTATACAATTAGCAAAAGATATACTGATTCGATTTCCTAAAAAGGTTTTCCGTTTTTTTGAATACTTAGGCGAGTTTTCTAAGTTTCGCTCACAAACCGGAAAGCGCTTTTCCGTTAATTACAAAGATGCCTATCCTTGCTTAAAAGATAAGCTTAGTACGACCCCTTTCGATCAACATTACACTTATCATCCCGCTTGGGCAGCTCGCAAGCTCATGCAAATCAAGCCATCAGAACATGTTGACATTTCCTCAAAACTGTATTTTGGAACCATTATGTCGGCAGTTTTGCCAATTCGCTTTTATGACTATAGGCCAGCAGACATTCATCTTTCTAACTATACATCAGGCTCAGCAGATCTAAATAAGCTACCATTTGAAGACGACTCAATTGAAAGCCTTTCTTGCATGCATACCATTGAACACATTGGTTTAGGTCGTTATGGAGATGTTATTGATGGAGATGGCGATTTAAAAGCTATTGCGGAATTAAAAAGGGTTGTAAAACAAGGAGGGGATCTTTTATTTGTTACTCCAGTTGGCCAACCAAAAGTAGAATACAACGCCCACCGCATCTATAGTTTTGAGCAGATCATGGAATATTTTGCTCCATTAACTTTAAAAGAATTTACTTTAATACCAGACGCCGGAGGCATAATCGAAAATGCTGATCCTAATTTAGTGAAACAGCAACAATATGGTTGTGGCTGTTTCTGGTTTAAAAAGTCATAA
- a CDS encoding alpha-1,2-fucosyltransferase — MIIIRVIGGLGNQLFQYAAARCLAEIRRTEVKLDVTGFQDYQLRNFDLNELGIKATVASSEEIEELKAKGTLQRIQSRLTPYKRRKFYKQPFFHFDPHFYHLGSKVYLQGFFQSERYFQPIQPIIRQEFGFKDELVKDVRTFGKYLPTQPSVALHIRRGDYKDEETLRYHGILPFDYYQRAITLIKQKLSNPQFFIFSDDGAWVKENLQLDSVTIVSGTYSKTHFEDLYLMSQCKHNIIANSSFSWWGARLNENPDKIVIAPKQWFNEGPKDTQDLCPSNWIRL, encoded by the coding sequence ATGATCATTATTAGAGTTATAGGAGGATTAGGGAACCAGCTATTTCAATACGCTGCGGCTAGATGTTTAGCAGAAATCAGAAGGACAGAAGTAAAGCTGGATGTAACAGGCTTTCAGGATTACCAGTTGCGCAATTTTGATTTAAATGAACTAGGCATAAAGGCAACAGTTGCCAGTAGTGAAGAAATAGAAGAACTTAAGGCAAAAGGAACGCTTCAACGAATCCAATCCCGCTTAACACCATATAAAAGGAGAAAGTTTTACAAACAACCTTTCTTTCACTTTGATCCACATTTTTACCATTTAGGCAGCAAAGTATACCTGCAAGGCTTTTTTCAAAGCGAGCGCTATTTTCAGCCTATTCAACCAATTATAAGACAAGAGTTTGGCTTTAAAGACGAATTAGTAAAGGACGTGAGAACTTTTGGCAAGTATTTACCAACGCAACCCTCCGTTGCTTTACATATCCGGCGTGGTGATTATAAGGATGAGGAAACGCTACGATATCATGGTATTTTACCCTTCGACTACTACCAACGAGCTATCACGCTTATCAAACAAAAGCTTTCAAACCCACAGTTTTTTATCTTTTCAGATGATGGTGCTTGGGTAAAAGAGAACCTGCAATTGGATAGCGTTACTATTGTTTCAGGTACTTATTCTAAAACCCATTTTGAAGACTTGTACCTGATGAGCCAATGTAAACACAACATCATTGCCAACAGTAGTTTTAGCTGGTGGGGAGCCCGGCTGAATGAAAACCCAGACAAAATAGTCATTGCTCCCAAGCAATGGTTTAATGAAGGGCCCAAGGACACACAGGACCTCTGCCCTTCTAACTGGATTCGCTTATAA
- a CDS encoding menaquinone biosynthetic enzyme MqnA/MqnD family protein, giving the protein MRKIKVAAVNYLNTKPLLYGFRNHEVSKQIELVEAYPAQVAEWLINDEVDVALVPVAVIPKLKEHHIISEYGIGCEGAVASVCLFSEVPIEQVEKVYLDYQSRTSVQLAKVLLKEYWKSKAELIEAPGETYRNEIKGTTAGLVIGDRALQQRLKSKYIYDLGEAWEAYTGLPFLFAAWVSNKSLPIEFIRAFNEANAIGLLNIDTVVAENPYDVYDLKTYYTENISYTLDLPKKQALQLFLSKLTAQ; this is encoded by the coding sequence TTGAGGAAGATTAAAGTAGCAGCGGTTAACTACCTGAATACAAAGCCGTTGTTGTATGGTTTCCGTAACCATGAAGTGAGTAAGCAAATAGAATTGGTAGAAGCGTATCCAGCCCAAGTGGCAGAATGGTTGATCAATGATGAAGTAGATGTGGCTTTAGTACCTGTAGCGGTTATTCCAAAACTGAAAGAGCATCATATAATTTCGGAGTATGGTATTGGTTGTGAGGGTGCAGTTGCTTCTGTTTGTTTGTTTAGTGAAGTACCTATTGAGCAAGTGGAAAAGGTATATCTGGACTACCAGTCTCGTACATCGGTACAGTTAGCCAAAGTGCTCTTAAAGGAGTACTGGAAAAGTAAAGCAGAATTGATTGAAGCGCCAGGTGAAACATATCGGAATGAGATCAAGGGCACTACAGCGGGTTTGGTTATAGGTGACAGAGCATTACAACAGCGTTTGAAATCTAAGTATATCTATGATTTAGGTGAAGCGTGGGAAGCTTATACAGGCTTGCCTTTCTTGTTTGCAGCATGGGTAAGTAATAAATCTTTACCAATAGAATTTATCAGGGCTTTTAATGAGGCGAATGCAATAGGCTTACTGAATATTGATACAGTGGTGGCTGAGAACCCTTACGATGTATATGACCTGAAGACCTACTATACAGAGAATATCAGTTATACGTTGGATTTACCAAAGAAGCAGGCCTTGCAGTTATTTTTAAGCAAGTTAACAGCTCAATAA
- the purB gene encoding adenylosuccinate lyase: protein MELHSLTAISAIDGRYRKQVHHLDEYFSEFALIKYRVLVEIEYLFFLASKGFFKLPAKAVKQLNEIKENFSLEDAQEIKKTESITNHDVKAVEYFIKGALEKAGAADAKEWVHFGLTSQDVNNTAIPLLWKQVLEFEYIPALLNLTTQLRLLATQWKDIPMLARTHGQPASPTRLGKEIMVFVERIQGQVDQLIMIPNSAKFGGATGNFNAHFIAFPKKDWITLANQFVEDVLGLQRSQFTTQIEHYDNLAAHFDCIKRINNILIDFCRDVWTYISMDYFKQKVKKGEVGSSAMPHKVNPIDFENAEGNLGIANAIYEHLAAKLPVSRLQRDLTDSTVLRNIGSPMAHSVLAIKAIEKGLGKLVLNQAKIEQDLEDNWAVVAEAIQTILRRENYPNPYEALKDLTRGNNKITKESMHRFIESLKVNATLKKELKRITPQNYTGINPEW from the coding sequence ATGGAACTGCATTCACTAACAGCCATCTCGGCTATTGACGGACGTTACCGCAAACAAGTACATCACCTAGACGAGTATTTTTCGGAGTTTGCCCTTATTAAATACCGTGTATTGGTAGAAATTGAATACCTGTTCTTCCTGGCTAGCAAAGGTTTTTTTAAACTCCCTGCAAAGGCAGTAAAGCAACTGAATGAAATAAAGGAAAATTTTAGCCTGGAAGATGCGCAAGAGATCAAGAAAACAGAAAGCATCACCAACCACGACGTAAAAGCCGTTGAATACTTTATCAAAGGAGCATTGGAGAAAGCAGGCGCTGCCGATGCTAAAGAGTGGGTGCATTTTGGATTAACCTCTCAAGATGTTAACAATACAGCTATTCCTTTATTGTGGAAACAAGTGCTAGAGTTTGAATATATCCCTGCGCTTCTGAATCTTACCACACAACTACGCTTACTAGCTACACAATGGAAGGACATTCCCATGCTGGCACGTACACACGGACAGCCGGCCTCTCCTACCCGCTTGGGTAAAGAAATCATGGTGTTTGTAGAGCGTATTCAAGGTCAGGTAGACCAGCTGATTATGATTCCAAACTCTGCAAAATTTGGTGGGGCAACAGGTAATTTTAATGCCCACTTTATTGCCTTCCCTAAAAAGGATTGGATTACCCTGGCAAATCAATTTGTAGAAGACGTATTGGGCTTGCAGCGCTCACAGTTCACAACCCAGATTGAACACTATGATAATCTGGCCGCCCATTTCGACTGCATCAAACGTATCAACAATATCCTTATCGACTTCTGTCGGGACGTCTGGACCTATATCTCCATGGATTACTTTAAGCAAAAAGTAAAGAAAGGTGAAGTAGGTTCATCAGCCATGCCACATAAAGTAAACCCCATTGATTTTGAGAATGCAGAAGGAAACCTGGGCATTGCCAATGCTATTTATGAACACTTAGCCGCTAAACTGCCGGTTTCTCGCCTGCAGCGCGACCTGACAGATTCTACGGTACTTCGCAATATTGGTTCACCAATGGCGCATAGTGTTCTGGCTATTAAAGCCATTGAAAAAGGTTTGGGCAAATTGGTGTTGAACCAAGCTAAGATTGAACAAGATCTGGAAGATAATTGGGCAGTTGTGGCTGAAGCTATTCAAACCATCTTACGCCGGGAAAATTATCCAAATCCTTATGAAGCTTTAAAAGACCTAACGCGCGGCAATAATAAGATCACCAAAGAAAGCATGCATCGCTTTATTGAAAGTTTAAAAGTTAATGCTACTTTGAAAAAAGAATTAAAGCGTATAACGCCACAAAATTATACAGGTATCAATCCTGAGTGGTAG
- a CDS encoding flotillin family protein, with the protein MAGYVLIAIAVAVVFIFILVFSLFSRYKRCPSDKILVVYGKVGSNAEGNLSAKCIHGGAAFIWPIIQDYSFLDLTPMSIVVNLTNALSKQNIRVDVPSKFTVGISTEPGIMENAAERLLGLQQQDIHSLANDIILGQMRLVVAMMDIEEINNNRDKFLTNVATNVEAELKKIGLKLINVNITDIKDESGYIEALGKEAAAKAINEAKKSVAEQERIGEVGKTDAERSRDISIQETLKERDVRITQTQRDRDTEIALATKDKEVLIAAAKRDEQIGKVEAERDTRIKTAEANAVAMQGENQAKIQIANSDAERREKEAEALKRATAAEKVQSAKALEEAYLAEKKAEEARADRERAYQNANIVVSAEIEKQKAIIEAQAEAERIREKAKGEADAIYAKLEAEARGMYEILTKQAQGLDQIVKAAGNNPKDAVLLLISDKLPELVKMQTEAIKNIKIDKVTVWENGGQNGDGKSSTASFVSGLYKAVPPLKDIFNMAGMDLPNYLGKDQGGEKSDTSPVDLLQ; encoded by the coding sequence ATGGCTGGTTATGTTCTCATTGCCATTGCAGTGGCAGTGGTCTTTATTTTCATTTTAGTTTTTTCTCTTTTTAGTCGTTACAAACGTTGTCCTTCTGACAAAATATTAGTAGTGTATGGTAAAGTAGGTAGTAACGCAGAGGGAAATCTCAGTGCAAAATGTATTCATGGCGGTGCGGCCTTTATTTGGCCTATTATACAGGATTATTCTTTCCTGGATCTAACTCCCATGTCTATTGTCGTTAACCTTACCAATGCACTTAGCAAGCAAAATATTCGTGTAGATGTGCCTTCTAAATTTACAGTGGGTATTTCAACAGAGCCTGGTATCATGGAGAATGCGGCTGAACGTTTATTAGGTTTGCAGCAACAGGATATCCATTCTTTGGCCAACGATATAATTCTAGGTCAGATGCGTTTGGTGGTAGCTATGATGGATATTGAAGAAATCAATAACAACCGTGATAAGTTTTTAACAAACGTAGCTACTAACGTTGAGGCAGAACTGAAAAAGATTGGCTTAAAGCTAATTAATGTAAATATTACGGATATTAAAGATGAAAGCGGTTACATTGAAGCGTTGGGTAAAGAAGCAGCTGCTAAAGCTATAAACGAAGCCAAGAAGAGTGTGGCTGAGCAAGAGCGCATTGGTGAAGTAGGTAAGACGGATGCAGAACGCTCTCGCGATATCAGTATCCAGGAAACACTAAAAGAGCGTGATGTGCGAATTACGCAAACACAGCGCGATAGAGATACAGAAATTGCATTAGCAACGAAAGATAAAGAGGTCTTAATCGCAGCTGCTAAACGTGATGAGCAAATTGGTAAGGTAGAGGCGGAAAGAGACACTCGTATTAAAACGGCAGAAGCCAACGCCGTGGCCATGCAAGGCGAAAACCAGGCTAAGATCCAGATTGCCAATTCAGATGCTGAAAGAAGGGAGAAAGAAGCCGAGGCATTAAAGCGTGCAACTGCAGCAGAAAAAGTGCAATCGGCTAAAGCATTGGAGGAAGCCTATCTAGCAGAAAAGAAAGCAGAAGAAGCTCGCGCTGATAGAGAGCGTGCTTACCAGAATGCCAATATTGTGGTTTCCGCAGAGATTGAAAAACAAAAGGCCATTATTGAAGCGCAAGCAGAAGCTGAGCGTATTCGTGAAAAAGCCAAGGGTGAGGCCGATGCTATTTATGCAAAGCTGGAAGCTGAAGCACGGGGTATGTATGAGATCTTAACTAAGCAAGCTCAAGGTTTGGATCAGATCGTTAAAGCGGCTGGTAATAACCCTAAAGATGCAGTGTTGTTATTGATCTCAGATAAACTGCCAGAGCTGGTGAAAATGCAAACTGAAGCTATTAAGAATATTAAGATCGATAAGGTTACTGTTTGGGAAAATGGTGGACAAAATGGAGATGGTAAAAGCTCAACAGCCAGCTTTGTATCTGGCCTCTATAAAGCGGTGCCACCATTAAAAGACATCTTTAATATGGCGGGAATGGATTTACCTAACTATTTAGGAAAGGATCAAGGGGGAGAAAAGTCAGATACGTCACCAGTAGACCTTTTGCAATAA